AATCCTAAATGTTTTCATATTATTTTACCAACATAGCATGCCAACTCCTATGACATCCGCAcataatgtaaaaatttcataggAAATTGTAAAGATGTTATAAAACTTATAAGACCAATTTACCCTGCATTTGTTGATTACATAATGTTGATGGGTGCAGCAGCTTATATGCTTTATGAGAAGCTCTTTAACATGTGTTGTTTTTCCATCTGAAACGAATTAGTGAAACTCTTGGCCTAACTAGCTGACATAAAATATCAGACTCAGTATGTACTTGTTACAATATGTTTGGAAACTGGCCCTATCCCTCTGCAATTACATGTTTTATTGTCCAACCATTATgtttctttttaatgtataaaAGCAAACCAATAGCTGCAAAAGGTGTTGATTGAAAGTTGATATCTATAAATCCATATATCTATCTTGTTAGCTGGTAAATacattttataaatataaactTTTTAACATGTTCATGTGTGAACGCTCTTTTAGTTCGGTGAAAACATTTGCATTTCAAGTATTCTTATAGTATGGAGTCAAATCTGTACAATCAAGATAACATTTGTTGAGTGTTTCTCTAAACACATTCTATATTTATGATCAAATTTGCTTGAATTTTTTTCTACTCTTTGTgcacattatttatttataacatgatattttttataaacTTTCAATTTAACTATCTGTAAAGACAAAAGGAATTCAAAATGCTTAGTTCTTTGGCTGGCTGTAACTGCTATGAAACTGTAACTGTAGGTCTTGCTTCCAATGTTTCTTTTCCTAAAAGGAACTGCCTTCCATTAGTTCATGAGGTCTTTCTAAGTCAAGCAATGGGCAGGAGTTTGTCAAGCTTTCCTAGGAAAATAAGAGACCATACTTCTATTATAAGTTGTAGAACTTCAGAACTCAGAAGTATCAATAAGTGATCCAGTTTCCTTTTCTAGCATATACGTTTCATCTAGGATAGCAGGATCCTTAGTTGTTTAGGTTACCTTAGTTATCTGATGTTCATCAGTGGTACTCCATAAcggtaaaaaaataaataaatcatatgGTAGTCCTTTATGTTCATATTCGTATGTATGTAAAAATAGTAAATGCATTGTCATGTTTGCTTTCCAAGGACAATCGAGATGTGTATCTCATATTCCCAATACCAGAACACAcactgttctttttttttttctttttaacgaTCAGGATAATCCATTATATTTCTTTGTTCTACCCTCAGTTGAAATTTGGAGTCCAATACCCACCCTAAGAATAACCTTCAGATCCTACTttttttctgaacttaaaacctgccttggaaaaaataaaatgaaagacTTGTTAAAAATTCCCATTCATTATGTCAATCTAAACAGATCTTTTGTTTATGCTTAGGAAAGAATTTTGCTTCTCAATTAAATTAGAGAAGATAATCAGATGATATTGGGCTGGGAAATCTATTACCAACTGAATAAAGAATTAACTCAAATAACTCTAAAGTTGTTAAAATCTGTATGCCAAATATTGATTGCATATACAAATTGGGATAAATGTCCTTGAGCATAAAATATCAaggtttgtttttctttttacatgTGCATATTTTGCGTATAGTTTTCCTTACTGTAGATGGCTTTGCGGCTTCATCTTCTAAAAGTTGGGTGGTATTGTCTGAAATGATAGATTGGCCCAACTTCTCAGTGACAGAAAAAAGTGACTTTGCAGTTTGGTGTTTGCTCCTCATGCATGGATTAATTTATTCAACTGAAGGGACTTCTTTGACTATCTGTGGTGGGTCGCTTCTACATATTTATTAGTAGACAGCTTCAAAGCTAGAGGCGACTTCTTGGTGATTTATATGCTCTAGTTGGTAAATTGTTGCCTAGATCATTAGTTGGGTATATGAAATAACATcctaaaaatagaaaagcaaAGAGTGGGTTCTTCACTCTTCAGTAATAAGAAGTATGCAAAGGTTAGGGGTGCAGTCTTTAGTTATGAGTGGGTATTCTGAACTCTAGTAGCATCAGTTGGATCAGAAGGTTCAGGATATACTATATAATTACAGTTGCACTTTTATCATTTCTACTTGTTTCTCTTGTATCCACAACCTCGATGAATGTGGCCTGAATTGTTTACTTTTAAACATATGATACTTCGCAAAAAATATAGATTTTCTTAATGTTATGTTCCAATTCTGTTACATCATTCTTTAATATTGGACTAAATGCTCAAGATCGCCCTGGTTCTTGTTCACTAGCCACCAGACCCAATAGCTTACGCTTTTAGGGAATGAGACAGCAACGTATATCAGGCCTTAACACCCGTCCATATTGGCACCCCAGACCGTGCACTTAACAGCATGAATTAGCCAAGAGAAACTTAAGACAATAACTGAAAGcaagtcaagagaagaaaatgcTCAAGATGGTAAATGggtgagctaaagaaaaattgatttCGTGACCTCTAACTTTGATACAATGCTTACTAACTACCAGATCCCAAAAATTTAAGCTGTTAGGAAATGGGTAAACAATATATACCAGGTCCTAACACTTCTAAATTAAAAGGTGCACTGTCTAAGTGATTTAGTATTGCATATATAGTATATGAGAGACAACTTTTGTTCATCTAGGTGCTTCTTGGGGACATGGGCACAGGCAAGACAAGTATAGTGCTGAGATTTGTCAAAGGCCAGTATTTTGATTATCAGGTTTGTTTCGGTTCCTGTTTTGACCTGCTGCTATGATTTATTTGTATATAATTGACAGTGAAGACATACCTGACATTAAGTGTGTCTCCAGGAATCTACAATTGGagcagccttcttctctcaaATACTATCCCTGAATGAAGCAACTGTAAAATTTGATATATGGGACACTGCTGGGCAAGAACGGTACCATAGCTTGGCTCCCATGTACTATCGTGGTGCAGCTGCAGCTGTCGTCGTGTATGACATCTCCAGTGCGGTAAGTCATTTACTAAAAATTTGAGAACTAGTGCCTAGAAATCAGATCATTTCACCACTGATATCAGTTTTAGAATGCAGAAAGCCAGAAGCTAATATATGTATGCTTTTGTTTTAAGGAAAATcattatgatattttttttgtttcctcgGAGGAGTGAGATCAAGCTGgaattgttttcttttcttaataaaaaaaaagaaatgttaTAGTGATCTTGTTATTATTTCCATTAATGATCATCTTCATCAACATTGGTATCAAAATCAGTATTAGTATTAATATTAGTAGTAGTAGAACATGTTCTTTAAGCTATCCTCTCTACATCCACCACATGTCTATCTCAATGTTCTCATCTCTGAAGCATTCATCTGCTGTGCTTGGAGCATTTTTTTAATCTGCAACATTCAATTGATATCTTAATTCTTATTATGTATTTCCCTTGCTCTTTTAATGGTTTGTGGAGATCAAAGATGCCACATCTCCATGTCACCAACTTGTACTTATTCAATTGGATATTTCTTCATTTACTTCTTCCAGCTTTTGCAGAATAGAAATGATTGTGTTGGGGTATCTCTTCATGAAAATTTTGGGGCCTTGTTTAAGCAGAATTGATGACCATTTACTTAGTTATGATATCTATTTACATTCATACTGTTTTCATTAATGGTTACTTCTGATTTGAAACATCTGTGTATTTTCCTCCAGGATTCATTTGCTCGAGCAAAAAAGTGGGTTCAAGAACTTCAAAGACAAGGTGACTTATGgtgatttaaattatttttgctttCCGACCTGCAATTCTGGATATGTAAAAGCATCTCAATTAGTTCAATTCCATACTCCACTAACTAGTGGTTCATGTTTAATAAAAAATTCCTATCTAAAGCTACACTTCTATTTCCACCTGTAATTTGGATATGGAAGAGCATGATCACGTTCATTTTGTTTCATATTCCGATAACATGCTTTTCTGACACATTAATAGGAAAAATTGATAGCAAATTTCTTTCAATCCTCTGATACACAcccacatacatacatgcatgcatgcatgcatacatataaatacatacatatatattataCGCGCACACacacgcgcgcacacacacacacacatatatatatatacgacTGTCAAAGAATTTTCAAATAGATGCAATTTGTCTTTTGCAACTTGCTCTTGGGCTGTGTGCATGCAATTCTGCTGTTTTAAAATGTTTTCTGGGCCTTAAACATTTAGAACATCAATATAACTAGTCATTAATGGAAATTACCCATCCTAGAAGATAGGTCAACCTAGTTGACCAGGATgcctaatatataaatatagtaGGAAGTAAAGCTAATCATCTTGTATCTTTCATGGTtgtagatatgtcatctttaacATTCTCGAATTTGTGCACATACTGCTAATATTACTAAATTTACCTATTTATGTTCACTAAATTAGTTATAATCTTTCTGTTAAGTACTCCATTTTTAATGGTAGTTGATTCCATTCTAGGGAATCCACATTTGGTGATGGTATTGGTGGCTAACAAGGCTGACTTGGAAACAAAGAGGCAGGTGGATAATGAGGTATATAGTTTTGACTCTTTACTCTTCTTGACTCTAATTTGTTCTTGTGGTACTAGTTGAGTTCCAAAGGAAGCAAGAACTACGATGAAAAAATGGTGCTTAAAAGTGCTGACTGGGAACCACTGGAGTTTGGGTTTTACATAAGAAAGGCATCCATAACTTTATAAATGATTAACAACGAGAACTGACCTTGGTGACAAGTAATATTATATACCACTCAGTAGATCTGCACACTAATTTTTGGGTCGTTGTTTCATGAAGCACTCTATTACTTTAGAGACTTCTGGGCATATCTATTTTAATGGGCTTTGTAAGAGCCTTCAGTTCAGGTAGAACAGAAATCCAAGATGTTCTGATACTTGGAGAATAACTATTACGCCAACTAACAGGAGCTACTCATAGCACTTTTTGGAGAGTATTGTAGAACTGAGATTAATGCAATCACTTCAATCTCGAAAAAAAGTTAGTCCGAGTGaagatcaatcatcaatatgccttTGGTGGATAGGTTTAAAAGCAAGATTGTATTTAGCTTTTAGCAGTCTTAATAGTGTTCGCCCATATGTACATTACAGATGATTTTGGTGTCTTAGCACTGTGCTGGTGCCAGTCACACTATTCCATTCCAGTGGTTTTTGAATCCATGGTGTTCAGTATGATGAATTATTTAGAAGTAAAACAGCGAGCCATGTCTTCTGTTGTTTCTTAGAGTATTAGCAACCGAAACTAGTTTCTTAGCCTTGCAAGTCTTACTAGTTTCTAAGCCAGTGTTTGAAACATGGACATGACTGGTTTATATTAAAAAGGCTACTTAGTTGATAAATAAGGACATCCCGATGCATGAGGATCCTACCATTGCGGGTCTAGGGAGCGTTAAATATGCACAACCTTGTCCCCTCATGCAGAGCGGTCGTTTCCATGTATATGCCATCTCTTTTTTAACATGGCTCGATAATAAAGCATGCATGCAAACTTGATGAAATGCCGTAAGGAAAGCAGGTTAACAGAAAAGAGTGAATGCCTTCCCATCCATGTAATCATATTAGAATGGATATTCCAAACTAGCCAATGAATGGGAATGGGAGATACCACTTTTTAATAGTCTTTCTTGTAATGTGTATTTAAATGTTGAGAAGTCATTGTTTTGTTTTATGACATCTGGAGGACCGCTACTGCATCTTTTTAAtattatgcaacaatcaaggacAGCATGATTCTTTTTGACTACATTTCAGGAAGGCGAGCTATATGCTCAAGAAAATGGGTTATTTTTTATCGAGACTTCAGCGAAGACAGCACAAAATGTCAATGAGCTCTTTTATGAAATAGGTATGCATGATTCACAGCCTTATTCTttatatatgtaaataaaaaagaaaattttttgagtCTGTAGTGCTGGTAGCTGACTTTGTAACTCTCTCCACAGCTAAGAGACTGGTGAAAGCCCGACCTGCACGCCCCACTGGGATGAATCTGCACAATGAAACCCAAGATAGGAGAAGAAGGCTGTTTTGCTGCTCAACATAATTAGTGTTTGAAAGACTAAATAAATAACCTTCTCTCCTACTTTGGCTGGT
This portion of the Phoenix dactylifera cultivar Barhee BC4 chromosome 11, palm_55x_up_171113_PBpolish2nd_filt_p, whole genome shotgun sequence genome encodes:
- the LOC103713777 gene encoding ras-related protein RHN1-like; this encodes MGSSNNIQAKLVLLGDMGTGKTSIVLRFVKGQYFDYQESTIGAAFFSQILSLNEATVKFDIWDTAGQERYHSLAPMYYRGAAAAVVVYDISSADSFARAKKWVQELQRQGNPHLVMVLVANKADLETKRQVDNEEGELYAQENGLFFIETSAKTAQNVNELFYEIAKRLVKARPARPTGMNLHNETQDRRRRLFCCST